From the Streptomyces camelliae genome, one window contains:
- a CDS encoding CHAP domain-containing protein, translating to MPRTSRILSAVVVAGALAAPMGVMSTAHAAESAGPVPVVNAKTAVARHAMTVDGVALTVTDPDMPVGASFAPKPGDSVQSASAEASGPFRFFSVTAVPFGERLPKSDFPVAESGSSAAWRSVGGPWAPGPVATLFGQRVTGQVRHETDGASKLRTVQWIVEAGKRIWVVRAEHAEPHVPAGFGTGITVTSADLTKPTTVDVTAANAGSHPHATAMAATATASGDPVISFGGPLPAPPSRYWTHGGGTCDGGYYSLLNEKIDGLQVCGYSNGNDRATGWGSNEWECAELPMRYAIQRWGLTGNDGGDGKDQADNLTAALNNIHPGRFVLRGNSLSDHTAPQPGDVISYYDSGAGHTGVVIASHVDASGNGTIDMVHQNWNQVASTPGEWDGITVSNGMVENVLGGSGDVHWMHDTAWTPIPAGFNVAIDAGGTAASGQTVSGTVNLTGLASASGYINTGRYVITGPNGYNSGQLTPSAGGASNYPYAWNTAGLTGGTYQVSFIANEIDGQDHTYGPVSVTVATLPRSSSSGLTAMPNGGYTTDWRGTDGRLWVGTGSGTSMAQPAEPWLLGVAQGTKPSIATLTDGTWVTAWAGDDGRLWVGTGSGLTMAKPAEPWLLGVAPGTSPSIVALPNGGWEVAWKGDDGYLWVGTGSGLNMAQPAEPWKLGVADTTSPSLAALPNGGFEVAWKGNDGYLWVGTGNGTSMAQPAEPWKLGVGTSGSSSSPSLATMSDGSFEVAWKGGDGYLWVGTGNGTSMAQPAEPWKLGVADTTSPSLAALPNGGFEVAWKGNDGYLWVGTGNGTSMAQPAEPWKLGVGTSGSSSSPSLATMSDGSFEVAWKGGDGYLWVGTGNGTSMAQPAEPWNLGVA from the coding sequence TTGCCTCGCACCTCCCGCATTCTGTCCGCCGTCGTCGTCGCCGGAGCCTTGGCCGCCCCGATGGGGGTGATGTCCACCGCGCACGCCGCGGAGTCCGCCGGCCCGGTTCCGGTCGTCAACGCCAAGACCGCGGTGGCGCGCCACGCCATGACCGTCGACGGCGTCGCGCTCACGGTCACCGACCCCGATATGCCGGTCGGCGCGTCGTTCGCACCCAAGCCCGGGGACTCGGTGCAGAGCGCCTCGGCCGAGGCGTCCGGACCGTTCAGGTTCTTCTCCGTCACGGCGGTGCCCTTCGGTGAGCGGTTGCCCAAGTCCGACTTCCCGGTCGCGGAGTCCGGCAGCAGCGCCGCCTGGCGGTCGGTCGGCGGCCCCTGGGCCCCGGGGCCGGTCGCGACACTGTTCGGGCAGAGGGTGACCGGGCAGGTCCGGCACGAGACCGATGGCGCCAGCAAGCTCCGGACCGTGCAGTGGATCGTCGAGGCAGGCAAGAGGATCTGGGTGGTGCGCGCTGAACACGCGGAGCCACACGTCCCAGCCGGGTTCGGCACCGGCATCACGGTGACCTCCGCCGACCTGACGAAGCCGACGACCGTCGACGTCACCGCCGCCAACGCCGGCTCCCACCCGCACGCCACCGCGATGGCCGCCACCGCCACTGCTTCGGGGGACCCGGTCATATCCTTCGGCGGACCGCTGCCCGCACCTCCATCCAGATACTGGACCCACGGCGGCGGCACCTGCGACGGCGGCTACTACAGCCTGCTCAACGAGAAGATCGACGGCCTGCAGGTCTGCGGCTACAGCAACGGCAACGACCGCGCCACCGGCTGGGGCAGCAACGAATGGGAGTGCGCCGAACTCCCGATGCGCTACGCGATCCAGCGCTGGGGCCTGACCGGCAACGACGGCGGCGACGGCAAGGACCAGGCCGACAACCTCACGGCCGCACTCAACAACATCCACCCCGGGCGCTTCGTGCTGCGTGGCAACTCCCTGTCCGACCACACCGCCCCCCAGCCCGGCGACGTGATCTCCTACTACGACAGCGGCGCCGGTCACACCGGCGTCGTCATCGCCAGCCACGTCGACGCGAGCGGCAACGGCACGATCGACATGGTCCACCAGAACTGGAACCAGGTCGCCTCCACACCCGGCGAGTGGGACGGCATCACCGTCAGCAACGGCATGGTCGAGAACGTCCTGGGCGGCTCTGGTGACGTGCACTGGATGCACGACACCGCCTGGACCCCGATCCCGGCCGGCTTCAACGTCGCCATCGACGCAGGCGGCACGGCGGCCTCCGGCCAGACCGTCTCCGGCACCGTCAACCTCACCGGCCTGGCGAGCGCCTCCGGCTACATCAACACCGGCCGATACGTGATCACCGGACCCAACGGCTACAACAGCGGCCAACTGACCCCCTCAGCTGGTGGAGCATCGAACTACCCGTATGCCTGGAACACGGCCGGGCTGACCGGCGGTACGTACCAGGTTTCCTTCATCGCCAACGAGATCGACGGCCAGGACCACACGTACGGGCCCGTCAGTGTGACGGTCGCTACCCTGCCTCGAAGCAGCTCATCGGGCCTCACCGCGATGCCCAACGGCGGATACACCACAGACTGGAGGGGCACAGACGGGCGGCTGTGGGTGGGGACCGGCAGCGGGACGTCGATGGCACAGCCCGCTGAGCCCTGGCTGCTCGGTGTCGCGCAGGGAACCAAGCCGTCCATCGCCACCCTGACCGACGGCACCTGGGTCACCGCCTGGGCCGGCGACGACGGGCGGCTGTGGGTGGGGACCGGCAGCGGACTCACCATGGCCAAGCCGGCAGAGCCCTGGCTGCTCGGCGTCGCTCCCGGCACCAGCCCGTCGATCGTCGCCCTGCCCAACGGCGGCTGGGAAGTCGCGTGGAAGGGCGACGACGGCTACCTGTGGGTGGGGACCGGCAGCGGACTCAACATGGCACAGCCGGCTGAGCCGTGGAAGCTCGGTGTGGCCGACACGACCAGTCCATCGCTGGCCGCTTTGCCCAACGGCGGCTTCGAGGTGGCGTGGAAGGGCAACGACGGCTACCTGTGGGTCGGGACCGGCAACGGAACGTCGATGGCACAGCCCGCGGAACCGTGGAAGCTCGGCGTCGGCACCAGCGGCAGCTCCTCCAGCCCGTCGCTGGCAACCATGTCCGACGGCAGCTTCGAGGTGGCGTGGAAGGGCGGTGACGGCTACCTGTGGGTCGGGACCGGCAACGGAACGTCAATGGCACAGCCCGCGGAACCGTGGAAGCTCGGTGTGGCCGACACGACCAGTCCATCGCTGGCCGCTTTGCCCAACGGCGGCTTCGAGGTGGCGTGGAAGGGCAACGACGGCTACCTGTGGGTCGGGACCGGCAACGGGACGTCGATGGCACAGCCCGCGGAACCGTGGAAGCTCGGCGTCGGCACCAGCGGCAGCTCCTCCAGCCCGTCGCTGGCAACCATGTCCGACGGCAGCTTCGAGGTGGCGTGGAAGGGCGGTGACGGCTACCTGTGGGTCGGGACCGGCAACGGGACGTCGATGGCACAGCCCGCGGAACCGTGGAACCTCGGCGTGGCCTGA